The Panicum hallii strain FIL2 chromosome 9, PHallii_v3.1, whole genome shotgun sequence genome has a window encoding:
- the LOC112877868 gene encoding protein NRT1/ PTR FAMILY 8.5-like yields the protein MDAQDEERPLIHHLPPQDESSEFSRDGTVDINNQPALKQSTGNWRACFFILGVEFSECVAFFGIAKNLVTYLTGALHESNVDAATTVSTWIGSSFFTPLIGAFFADTFWGRYWTVLIFLSVYVTGMLTLTVSACLPLLMGSSYDRGVHRVTAYLGLYLVALGNGGIKPCVAALGADQFDATDPVERVTKGSFFNWYYWSINIGSLLSATVLVWVQDNIGWGVGLAIPTVFMMSGLSVFIAGRKVYRYHKVGGSPLTRVSQVVVAALRNYHLMLPEDCSALHEVPSPNEGNCKIQHTNQFRFFDKAAIVAPYSGDKGAMSPWRLCTVSQVEELKMLLRMFPVWASMVLFFAVTAQMSSTFIEQGAAMDNRVGPFTVPPASLTTFDIISVMVCIPIYDAVLVPLARRATGKERGLSQLQRLGVGLALSVVGMVYAALLEARRLALARTGTPMSIMWQAPAFAVLGAGEVFTAIGILEFFYDQSLGGMKSLGTALAQLPVAAGNYLNSVVLGAIAALTARGGKPGWIPDDLNEGHLDYFFWLMAALGVVNLLHFVYCSMRYRGSSNNNTAS from the exons ATGGATGCACAAGATGAGGAGAGGCCACTGATTCATCACCTGCCCCCACAG GATGAAAGTTCCGAATTTTCTAGAGATGGAACAGTTGATATTAACAATCAGCCTGCTCTAAAGCAGAGCACGGGGAATTGGAGAGCTTGCTTCTTTATTTTAG GTGTTGAATTCAGTGAATGTGTGGCCTTCTTTGGAATCGCAAAGAACTTGGTCACTTACCTCACGGGTGCGCTCCACGAGAGCAATGTTGATGCCGCGACAACTGTGTCCACCTGGATCGGCAGTTCATTCTTCACGCCACTCATCGGAGCCTTCTTCGCCGACACATTTTGGGGACGATACTGGACAGTGCTGATCTTCCTCTCCGTTTACGTCACT GGGATGCTCACCCTGACAGTTTCTGCCTGTCTCCCACTGCTCATGGGCTCATCATACGACCGCGGCGTTCATCGTGTCACCGCGTACCTAGGGCTCTACCTTGTCGCCTTAGGTAACGGTGGCATCAAGCCATGTGTTGCAGCCCTCGGCGCCGATCAGTTTGATGCGACCGACCCGGTGGAGCGGGTGACGAAGGGATCGTTCTTCAACTGGTACTACTGGTCCATCAACATCGGCTCCCTGCTATCAGCCACGGTTCTCGTCTGGGTGCAGGACAACATAGGGTGGGGAGTCGGGTTGGCGATCCCGACGGTGTTCATGATGTCTGGGCTGTCGGTGTTCATCGCCGGAAGGAAGGTTTACAGGTATCACAAAGTGGGAGGGAGTCCTCTGACAAGAGTCTCCCAGGTGGTTGTTGCAGCTCTGAGGAACTACCATTTGATGTTGCCTGAAGACTGCTCTGCTCTGCATGAGGTGCCTTCCCCAAATGAAGGAAATTGCAAGATTCAGCATACAAATCAGTTCAG GTTCTTTGACAAGGCGGCCATTGTTGCACCATACTCCGGCGACAAAGGCGCAATGAGCCCATGGAGGCTCTGCACTGTTTCTCAGGTTGAGGAGCTCAAGATGCTGCTCCGGATGTTTCCCGTGTGGGCATCGATGGTGCTCTTCTTTGCGGTCACTGCACAGATGTCGTCCACGTTCATCGAGCAGGGCGCTGCCATGGACAATCGAGTCGGCCCGTTCACGGTGCCGCCGGCGTCCCTGACCACCTTCGACATCATCAGCGTCATGGTCTGCATACCCATCTACGACGCCGTACTGGTGCCGCTGGCCCGGCGGGCCACCGGCAAGGAGCGCGGCCTGTCACAGCTCCAACGCCTCGGCGTCGGCCTCGCGCTGTCCGTGGTCGGTATGGTGTACGCGGCGCTGCTCGAGGCACGGAGGCTGGCGCTCGCGCGGACCGGCACGCCGATGAGCATCATGTGGCAGGCGCCGGCGTTCGCCGTGCTGGGCGCGGGTGAGGTCTTCACGGCCATCGGCATCCTCGAGTTCTTCTACGACCAGTCGCTGGGCGGCATGAAGAGCCTGGGGACCGCGCTTGCGCAACTACCCGTCGCGGCGGGGAACTACCTCAACTCGGTTGTACTTGGCGCCATCGCGGCCCTCACGGCGCGCGGCGGGAAGCCAGGGTGGATCCCGGACGACTTGAACGAGGGGCACCTGGACTATTTCTTCTGGTTGATGGCTGCTCTGGGCGTGGTGAATCTGCTGCACTTCGTGTATTGCTCCATGAGATACAGaggcagcagcaacaacaacacaGCTTCATGA